AAAAGCCGCTTAAAGCGGCTTTTTTATTGAGTGAAAAAGTTAAAGCTGACTTAATATATTTTCAGCTGAGCTTTTTTCAAAGCCTTTTTCATCCACCTCTAATGACGTCACAACGCCATCATCAGCAATTAATGCGAAACGCTTCGAGCGAACGCCCATGCCGAAACCTGTTCCATCCATTTCTAAACCTAGAGCTTCTGCAAAATCTGCATTACCATCAGCCACCATTAGCAAATTCTCAGCGTTTTGATCTTTACTCCATGCATTCATCACAAAAGCATCATTCACAGACATGCAAGCCACCGTATCAACGCCTTTATCTTTAAACTGCTCGTAGTTCACCACAAAGCCCGGCAAATGCGCCGCAGAGCATGTTGGAGTAAAAGCACCAGGGACGGCAAATAACACAACCTTTTTACCTGAAAAAATATCATCTGTTTGGATATCTTTTGGACCCTCTTCACCCATCACTTTAATCGTAACATTAGGTAATTTGTCACCGACTTTTATCATATC
The DNA window shown above is from Kangiella marina and carries:
- a CDS encoding peroxiredoxin codes for the protein MIKVGDKLPNVTIKVMGEEGPKDIQTDDIFSGKKVVLFAVPGAFTPTCSAAHLPGFVVNYEQFKDKGVDTVACMSVNDAFVMNAWSKDQNAENLLMVADGNADFAEALGLEMDGTGFGMGVRSKRFALIADDGVVTSLEVDEKGFEKSSAENILSQL